In Sphingomonas sp. R1, a single genomic region encodes these proteins:
- a CDS encoding TonB-dependent receptor, which translates to MRTALLAGAAVVAFAPHAFADADPQQANDKNTIIVTAAPYAVSSDEVPTIVTHVDRDQILRAGGASISDALAQEPGIAATTFANGASRPIIRGMDATRVRILENGASSSDVSDIGPDHGMPVDPFSAQSIEVVRGAGTLRYGSQAIGGVVNVINNRVPTKLPTETLAGEAEGSYGTVSNVGEGGALVDAKLGQFALHADGFYRDAGDYDTPLGTQQNSFFRGHGASVGGSYFFGGNDASHVGLSVSQYNSKYGIPSDTTYIDMRQTKVMSNDVFAVNAGPLKSINLTASYADYTHDEKEPDGTIDTTFRNKEFDGHLEFLLNPLGSIRNSAIGFEVQNRKFSAIGQDSSYLFPTTTQSEAAYLFTEVPLTDILHVQASGRVEHVREEGTPASNLFTSRDFTPVSGAIGALLDVGSHVKLGFTGSSTGRAPAITELFARGGHDGPNTFETGDPNLKIERANSIEATVRVNLDRFHFDGSAYSTWFNNYIYGDLTGRTCDDDGTCAIGGDGDLKELNYRQQGAHFRGLEGKASYDLFHAKDSTLQLTALADYTRATLDNGGNVPRIPPYRLGGGVNWLSPIWDAAVQFIHAGKQTKFGAFDTETPGYNNLNAQIAWRPFKSQPGIEFAIIGQNLTDEVQRNAASLNKDLVVQPGRNVRFMVKVATF; encoded by the coding sequence ATGCGTACTGCCCTTCTCGCGGGCGCGGCTGTCGTCGCGTTCGCTCCTCATGCCTTTGCCGATGCCGATCCGCAGCAGGCGAACGACAAGAACACCATCATCGTCACCGCGGCCCCCTATGCCGTGTCCAGCGACGAAGTGCCGACCATCGTCACCCATGTCGATCGCGACCAGATCCTGCGCGCCGGCGGCGCCAGCATCAGCGACGCGCTGGCGCAGGAGCCCGGCATCGCCGCCACCACCTTCGCCAACGGCGCCAGCCGCCCGATCATTCGCGGCATGGACGCGACGCGCGTCCGCATCCTCGAGAATGGCGCGAGCAGCTCCGACGTGTCGGACATCGGCCCCGACCATGGCATGCCCGTCGATCCCTTCTCGGCGCAGAGCATCGAGGTCGTCCGTGGCGCCGGCACGCTGCGCTATGGCAGCCAGGCGATCGGTGGCGTGGTCAACGTGATCAACAACCGCGTGCCGACGAAGCTGCCGACCGAAACGCTCGCCGGCGAGGCAGAGGGCAGCTACGGCACCGTCTCGAACGTCGGCGAAGGCGGCGCGCTTGTCGATGCCAAGCTCGGCCAGTTCGCCCTGCATGCCGATGGCTTCTACCGGGATGCCGGCGATTACGACACGCCGCTCGGCACCCAGCAGAACAGCTTCTTCCGCGGGCACGGCGCCTCGGTCGGCGGCTCCTATTTCTTCGGCGGCAACGATGCGAGCCATGTCGGCCTGTCGGTGAGCCAGTATAACTCGAAATACGGCATCCCGAGCGACACCACCTATATCGACATGCGGCAGACCAAGGTGATGTCGAACGACGTGTTTGCGGTGAACGCCGGTCCGCTCAAGTCGATCAACCTGACCGCCAGCTATGCGGACTACACGCATGACGAGAAGGAACCGGACGGCACGATCGACACGACCTTTCGCAACAAGGAATTCGACGGCCACCTCGAATTCCTGCTGAACCCGCTGGGTTCTATCCGCAACTCGGCGATCGGCTTCGAGGTGCAGAACCGCAAATTCTCGGCGATCGGGCAGGACAGCAGCTACCTGTTCCCGACCACCACCCAGAGCGAAGCGGCGTACCTGTTCACCGAGGTGCCGCTGACCGACATCCTGCACGTCCAGGCGAGCGGCCGCGTAGAGCATGTCCGCGAGGAAGGGACGCCCGCGTCGAACCTGTTCACATCGCGCGACTTCACGCCGGTGAGCGGCGCGATCGGCGCGCTGCTGGACGTGGGGAGCCATGTGAAGCTGGGCTTCACCGGATCCAGCACCGGCCGCGCGCCGGCGATCACCGAGCTGTTCGCCCGCGGCGGGCATGACGGTCCCAACACCTTCGAGACGGGCGATCCGAACCTCAAGATCGAGCGCGCCAATTCGATCGAGGCGACCGTGCGGGTGAACCTCGATCGCTTCCACTTCGACGGCAGCGCCTATTCGACCTGGTTCAACAACTACATCTATGGCGACCTGACGGGCCGCACCTGCGACGACGACGGCACCTGCGCGATCGGCGGCGATGGCGACCTGAAGGAGCTCAACTATCGCCAGCAGGGCGCGCATTTCCGTGGTCTCGAAGGCAAGGCGAGCTACGACCTGTTCCACGCGAAGGACAGCACGCTGCAGCTGACGGCGCTGGCCGACTACACCCGCGCGACGCTGGACAATGGCGGCAACGTGCCGCGCATCCCGCCCTATCGCCTCGGCGGCGGGGTCAACTGGCTGAGCCCGATCTGGGATGCCGCGGTGCAGTTCATCCATGCCGGCAAGCAGACCAAGTTCGGCGCCTTCGACACCGAGACGCCGGGCTACAACAACCTCAACGCCCAGATCGCCTGGCGGCCGTTCAAGTCGCAGCCGGGGATCGAGTTCGCGATCATCGGCCAGAATCTGACCGACGAGGTGCAGCGCAACGCCGCCTCGCTGAACAAGGATCTGGTCGTCCAGCCGGGCCGCAACGTGCGGTTCATGGTCAAGGTCGCGACCTTCTGA